In the Suncus etruscus isolate mSunEtr1 chromosome 17, mSunEtr1.pri.cur, whole genome shotgun sequence genome, GTACTTAAGGGCAAATCCAGCTATCAGAGAAATGGTTACAAAATCAGCGCTTGGTGACTTGTCTTGGTCACTCTTGATAGATTTGATAGATTTTGATAGATCTTGGTAgatcactctttttgtttgtttttggttttggtttttgggccacacccggcattgctcaggggttactcctggctgtctgctcagaaatagctcctggcaggcacgggggaccatatgggacaccggaattcgaaccaaccacctttggtcctggatcggctgcttgcaaggcaaacaccactgtgctatctctccgggcccggtaggTTACTCTTGATGGAGCCTCAATCCATGCAGCATAACATGAAGGTGACTGAACAACATGCAGAGTTCCAAGAAGCAGGGAGTCAGTCTGAGCTGCATGAGCCAAGTCATAGCGCCAGTTTGTACCTTAATTTCTGCCTTCACCAAGGGCACAGGAGTCTCTTCCAAGAGTATTGGTGCCATATTCAGAGACCAGGTGCTTCGGTGGTAGTAGTTTTGTGTGGCACCAGGGATCTGCCAGTTTCTCACACAAGCCAGACAATCAGTCTACCAATGAACCACATCCCTGCCTGAGGTTCTTAAGTGCCAAACAGAAGCTCTACCTAGTGCCTGTGGGGACAGAGGAACATGGTGATTCAGGGAGGCACAGTTGGGAGAGGGAGGAGGTGGTGACCAGGGAGCTTGGGATAGaggtgaggaaggaggaaagaccTCAAATGTAGGGAAACTCTAGAGCTCCTTTGAGGCTAGGAGCACCTGGAGGTGTGAGCTCCTTCCTGATGCTGATGTGCTCCCCAGTGTGGCTATCCTGATCTACCTGAGCTCTAAATACAAAACGGAGGATCACTGGTACCCACCTGAGCTTCACATCCGAGCCCGCATCCATCAGTACCTGGGCTGGCATGGAGACCTTGTTCGAGGCACTTTTGGTGTGCCCCTGTGGGTAAAGGTGAGAAGCACTGTTAGATTGTGTCCTGGGTCATGGGTGGATGTAGAGGCCATGGCCAGAGCCCCACTGGTGTTCCTTCAGGTGATTGGTCCTATCAGTGGGCACCAAGTACCAGAGGAGAAAGTGGAACGCAACAAAGAGCTCATGGACAAGACACTGCATAAGATGGAGGAATACTTCCTGGGCAACAAGCCTTTCCTTGCTGGCCAGGAGATGACCATTGCTGATCTAATGGCACTAGAGGAACTGATGCAGGTATAAAGTGGCCCTAAGCAGCCCAGCCCCTCCTATTGCCACCCTCTGTTAGAAATCCTGAGAAAGCAGCACTTTGTCCAGATGAGAGCAAGTTTCTGGCTGAATTGGTGCTGAAGTGTTGACTTCATGCTTCTCTCCTGAGCTGGTGCTCTGGGCCTGCCATGGAGCTGGTGACCCAGACTTCCAAGGGCTTGGGGAAAAGGCCTGGCACTGTCAGGGCTCTTGGAATTGTGTGTTGAgaactttttttgatttttttaattcttgtttctGTAGCCCTTGGCTCTTGGCTATGACCTGCTTGCTGGACATAAGAAACTGGCAGCCTGGCGTAATCGAGTGGAGACTTTCCTGGGTGCTGAGCTGTGTCAGGAAGCCCATGGCCCCATCTTGAAGATATTCCAACAAGTGACCAATAAAACTATCCCACCACCTCCCCCAGAATTCTGCTCAAGGGTGAAGCTTCGTATTGCTAGTATTCCCTGATGGTCAAGGATGGGGGCTGATGGTGGGGGGTACCAGGAAATTAGCAATAAAGATGCATACCATTTCCTTTGTGTCCCATgtcctttttaattaattaattaattaattatttttttttatctcgcTGCTATTCCTTGTACCTGGCTCCAGGAGCACTCTGCAGGCATGCTGCAGTGTGTCTGGGTGGTGCTGGGCCTCAGGAATACAGGTAACCCTTTGGGGACTCAAATTCACATACCTAAAGAGCTGTAAAGTTTAATACCATGAAAACACACCAGTTGAGAAATGATGAATACCAGtatttaaatctaatttttatgCAAATGTGCTTCTCTTGCAAGATGGAAGATTCAGAAACAAGGACTGGCCTACCTCTGGAGTGTGAAAAAGTAGAGGTGTCCTTACTGATCTGTTACACAGCCTGTAGTCCACCCCCACCTTGGCCCCTACTGTCCATTTaaagaccttctgcatacaaggcaaacaccatatctcaatgctatctctctggccccatgaggaATATTTTTTGCGAGACTTGTGTACCATATgttgtgctgagaattgaacctaggtgtACTGTAAGGTTAGCTGATTTCCATTCTACCTTGCCTGCACTTGATAGTAGTCtttgttttcccaataaaggctccCTGGGATGGGAAGCCACCATCTTGACTAGCTGTTCTGCGTGTGAAGCTGCTATTTGGTGGGATTAAACTTGCGGtgtggtttgttgtttttttctgattgtctgtgtggattattttctgcatcggATTTTCTACTGGATTTGGATTTTCTGGACTGGGGCACAAAAATCTTTCTCCCTCACTGGGGGTTGTGGACTACTCAGCCTAATATTTCACAGCTGGTGCCTAAACAAGGATCTCTGTCTAGAGGTGAGATGTTTCTTTCGAGAATTCCCTCAATGCTTTTTGGATGGATGATGTTGGTGATTAAGTGGATAATTCCTCCCTTTTGTAGAAATACTGGTTCTGTGTAGTTTAGAGCTTTGGCTATAAATTGGTTGTGGTCCAAAGTGCCAGGGAAATTATTCAATTATATTATTGCCTTTTCATTCCCGGATATAACTATAAACATTACTAGAGTTCCCATTTCTGTAAACATTGTCCTGATAGGCATGTGGATAAGTTTGGCATTAaaggataaaaaggataagagatCTGAAGCACTTCTCATTTTGGAAGACAAATATGTTTTTCCTGTTTGAACTCGGGCCCAAGCAAAAGGCTTAGAAACTGgcaatttgggccggagagatagcctggaggtaaggagtctgccttccaagcagaaggacagtggttcaaatcctggcaccccatatggtctcccatgcctgccaggggtgatttctgagcgtagagccaggggtaacccctgagtgctccgggtgtaacccaaaaaccaaaaaaaaaaaaagaaaaaaaaaaaagaaactggcaaTTTACCAATTATTTCTAATGCTATGCCAGAAAATCTGACTCTAGCCAAAGGGCTAGAAATGGGCAATTCGACACCTATCTCTAATACTACAATGCCTACATAATATCCAAgtttgacagattttttttttttttttggtttctgggtcacacccgtcagtgctcaggggttactcctggctgtctgctcagaaatagctcctggcaggcacgggggaccatatgggacaccgggattcgaaccaaccacctttggtcctggatcggccgcttgcaaggcaaacgccgttgtgctatctctccgggcccgacagatTATTTTTTATCAGGACTTATTATAAGAAGGACATTAACAGATTAAATCCTTTTGGACATAAAGGCAAAATAGCAGTAGAACTTAGCAAAATTATCAAAACATTGTGGAATGGACATCATGGGTATATCAATCCTAAAGACTTTAAGATGACTATTGTTAAGCTAAATTATCAATTTGCTGGATACAATCAACAAGATCCTTATCCTACTAATATTGAACAAAGCTGCTTGGCAGAAAAGAGCTCCAGAGGGAAGTGCTGATCACCTTATGGACagtaaaaatgcaaaacaaacctGGCAGAAACACAGTTTTATGAGTCCATGTATGTACTTTTCCAAGGCCAGTTCAAACCCATACTTCAATGCTTCACCTGCCACCAAGAATCTTGGGTATTTgagatatttattcatttattcttacctgtgacatctacagataaatgtacattacaagattgccttaaattatttttcaaagaagagctGAGATGATAATAAGGTTCATTGCAATCATTGCAATACACAACGGAATTTttgaaaagaacagaaatttggaaattattaCCTGTGCTTTTAATACATTCGAAATGCTTTTTCTATGATGGCAAGCAAATGAAAAAACTACAGACAGGTGTGAACTTTCCTCTAGAAGACCTCAATTTGTTACGGTTCACtactgatttaaaaaacaaatatgaaaagtcCAATTTATCATCAGTTTCAAACCATTATGATGAAGTGGATAGAGGACACTGCACAGCTTATTGTAAAAATACTGCAAAACAACATTGGCTTAAACTTGATAACCATGAAGTTGCAGAAATCTCcagagcgggcccggagagatagcacagtggcgtttgccttgcaagcagctgatccaggaccaaaggtggttggttccaatcccggtgtcccatatggtcccccgtgcctgccaggagctatttctgagcagacagccaggagtaaacccctgagcaacgccgggtgtggcccaaaaacaaaacaaaacaaaaaaaaagcaaaaaaaaaaaaaaaaaaaaagaaatctccagAGCATCAgtgaaatcttcagcagcttatattcttttttatatttcaaagagacCTACAGCATGAGATTTAACAACTTAGTTTTTTCAGGTTCCCAGCTAACTACTCCCTTTCTTTTTCAGTTTATATTAAtgttcaaatttttttctcacaGAAACAGCTGTAGGACGAGTTTGGAAACTCTGAACTCCCACTATGGTGCCCCTTGGGGTGTTTTCCTAACAAGTATTTTATGTTATTCATTTGGAATTGAATTATGTCTACTTTCATGATACTGTTTTTTCCTCCACAGAGATTTCTGGAAAAAGCCTTCTGCATTTTAAAGACTATTGTTCCAGTGTTCAGTCTATGAGTGTGTTTTTGCTTTTCAGTTTTAATTTATGGTAGTCTTCTAATATATCTTATTCCTTTACCCTCAGCTGGATTTCAGGATTGACTTTGGATGCATAATTCTGACGATTCTACACTTCTTGTTATGAATTCCTTCTTCAGTGCTCTTTGTCATTTTTCACAgtattatagatttatttatcaCTATTGTTATGCGTGCACTCCATGCTCATTTTCTTAATAAAGTTCTCTTCCAGATATGCTCTTCGTGATTCCCAGATGATTTTTATGACTTTGAAACAATTTTCCACCTGAATCACCGGCATTTGTATTTTGAAATGCTTAAGCCATTTCACCTGAGTTAGTTTTTCAATGGTTACTTTTGGGtccattttaattgaattattgttaaagtatgtgtgtatgtgtgtacatgtgtggtggccacctctGTCTGTTCAATGCTTgtctgtattgtattttgtctgtctatattgtatataatcccttccttcctcactttccCCTCTTATCATTTTGCATTGCTCCCTTGATTTGTTCTTTAACCCAAAATTAGTTCTCTCTACTCTCAGCCTTTGACTATTAGATTCAGGAACTCTTGCCTCTTCTCCAATCATCTCCTTTATGAACTGATGCCTCCTTCTGATTTTGGCTTTTGAAGAGACCCTCAGCTCTatgagtgtttctttttttgtgtgtgtggtttttgggtcacacctggcagtgctcaggggttactcctggctccatgctcagaaattgctcctggcaggcacaggggaccatatggaacgccgggattcgaaccgatgacctcctgcatgaaaggcaaacaccttacctccgtgctatctctccggcccctctatgaGTGTTTCTTACCTCTGACTGTTATGAGCTGTTTGTTCAGACTCCTCAAGACTCCACTGATGGCTAAAATAGGTTTCccagaaatttcttttctctaattttttaaaaaagactcagAGAAGATACACATCTCTTGTGTATATTTCTGATAGgtgtatttctttcatttgtatatgcctttactttctattttttatgtatttgtagTTCCCCTCATTTTAAATTCTCTTATAGGAATTTACTTTAGATTACATTTTTAGCAGGATagttgcatgggcacattaaaatgaaaaaacttgTAGGTACAAAAAGGAGTTTCTACCCACTAGGAATGAGACCTCAAATGTTtctacctgggcccggagagatagcatagcggcgtttgccttgcaagcagccgatccacgaccaaaggtggttggttcaaatcccggtgtcccatatggtctcctgtgcctgccaggagctatttctgagcagacagccaggagtaacccctgagcactgccgggtgtgacccaaaatccaaaaaaaaaatatttctacctGAAACATCTTGTCTTGGTGACTTGACTTAAACTCCTTTCACTCAGACATCAGCCAAAAACCCCTGAATCTTTCACCTCATTTTTGGATCTGGTAATTTGACATGGTTTTCTATACTTTCTCCAGGAAGCAACCATATTCCATTAATGGGCTCAGAACTTTGAAATATTCTTCCCCTCAAGTGGGCTTTCTTGCTGTCTGGTTAAGACTTGTAAATCAGCTTTATCTTGCCCACAAGGCGGACTTTCTTACATTGTCTCCTAAAAAGGATCTCTATCCAGAATTTACTTTGTGACACTCTGCTTCATAAGATCTGCATAATCTACCAGATCCTTGATCTCTAAATCCCACTTTGGCATCTATACTTCATAGGAAAACTTTTTGGGAACTTTGAATAAAAATCGATGGGGGTTGTAAATTTATctgtatagagcctgtagttggttccTTGACTCATGTTTTGGGTAAGGACACcctgcttttaggccaaaggttttttttttttcttttgctgtgtctatgcaaattactgctatttatttagttttagtttttttcccttgCCTTTTTTTAGAGTcttttaggatttattttattttgtgctatTACTTATTCtcccatttaattttttccatttaatttttattatttagaaaaaatacttgggcctggagagatagcacagcggtgtttgccttgcaagcagccgatccaggacctaaggtggttggttcgaatcccggtgtcccatatggtcccccgtgcctgccaggagctatttctgagcagacagccaggagtcacccctgagcactgccgggtgtggcccaaaaaaacaaaaacaaaaaaacaaaaacaaaaaaaaaaaaaaacaaaaaaaaaaaagaaaaaatacttaagtaaaagCCAACCCAAGTATATGCTGACCCCCCCCCTacttttaccctaaaaactgggaaaacggggctggagagatagcatggaggtagggcatttgccttacatgcaggaggatggtggttcgaatcctggcatcccatatggtcctccgagcctgccaggagtgatttctgagtgtagagccaggagtaacccctgagtgctgctaagtgtgacaaaaacaaacaaacaaacaaacaaaaaacctgggaaaacttagtgactcaagtataagccaaggtggaaaatgcagcagcccctggtaaatttcaaaactaaaaatgtataCCCAAGGGgggggtgtaaaaaaaaaatatatatatatacccaaagcAATTACAATAATGGAGAAACGGTAGGTTAAATGtttctcaatatttattgctaaagaaaaactgtaaactagcaacaataactttaaaactttaaataaagtgcagaaaatcaTAGCTTAatggtaatcaagctaaatcacaaaggttaaaatccttccaaactgaattcctcctcctcctcctcctcctcctcctcctcctcctcctcatctgtatgtctaaACAGagttcagctgtatctgatgtgagggtatcagcatagacattgccatcatcactgagttcgcagatatcatcactgttgtcggtctcatacaaaacGCAGAATATTgagggttaaatagttcagtgccatccagttcagttcagccgcctacctcttcagcccaGCAGAGACTTGTGGATAcccccctccagcagacggcagaagacgactggagactacatgcaccgaatcaaataacctgtatgacccgggTATAAGCCAAGTTCGGGGATTTTgaaaaaactcggcttatactcgagctTATACTCAAGTAAGAAGAGGGAGATGTTGGGGTTAGCTGGTTTTCACTCTACCTTGCCCTACTCTTGGAGTGGACTTTGTTTTCCCAATTAAGGCTCCCTGGGAACCCCAGAGGGGAAGCAGACTTCTTGGCTATCCTTTCTGTGTGGTGGAGCTAGCTACTAGCTGGTGGGGTTCAGCTTGCAATGTGCGTGCCTGGCTCTTGTTTTTCCTCACTcatgtgtgtggattatttcccgaGTCGAATTTACTACTGGACtagtgtctcttgtcctacctggactgGGGACATGGGAATCTCACTCCCTCACTGGGCGTTGCGGAATATTCAGCCTAATATTTCACAGTAGTGGACCACTTTCAAGACAAGTTCCCTGCCCACTTTTATGATCTCTCTAACCCTCACCTTTCATCATTGACTGTTGTTATATGCAtgtaaaaatcatgaaaaaaaatcccttttcctttcaccttttctgagttaattaacaTAAGTATGCTTATTTACACAATCCTGACCCTCAGGCGATTTATGTTAAAGTCCGGCTAATAAAAAGTGGCagggatgggccggagagatagcacagcggtgtttgccttgcaagcagccgatccaggaccaaaggtggttggttcgaatcccggtgtcccatatggtcccccgtgcctgccaggagctatttctgagcagacagccaggagtaacccctgagcactgccgggtgtgacccaaaaactaaaaaacaaaaacaaaacaaaacaaaagtggcagggaaagtaGTAGAAAAGAAGTTTGACTGGCTCTGTAAGATCCAACAAGCTGCTCAACAACCCCTGGCTGAAAAATACACCTTTTCTGCGATGGTATCTGATTTCTTGTATGAAATTGCACATATTATAATTgagattttaaaaacaatgaagattctatagttaaaaaaaaattctttttttttttgggtttttgggtcacacccggcagcgctcaggggttcctcctggctctttgctcagaaatcgctcctggcaggctcgggggaccatatgggataccgggattcgaactgccatccttctgcatgcaaggcaaacgccttgcctccatgctatctctctcacccaaaaatgttttttatggttctaaaatATTCTTAAGTGAATCAAGACTGAAAATACTTAATTTATTTGCCATTTTACCAAGATTACTCAGATACAGagataatgaggtaagctaactaCTGATTCTTCTGTTCTAGAACTTTGTGTTCATTGATGCAATCAATGCATAATTGTGGGTTTTGTgggggcttttttggggggggccacacccagcattgctcagggcttactcctggctgtctgctcagaattagctcctggcaggcacgggggaccacatgggacaccgggattcgaaccaaccacctttggtcctggatcggctgcttacaaggcaaacgccgctgtgccatctcttcgggccctgttggggcattttttttatttcattattctgcctatattaaaatattgtctgAAGTGAGCACACTAAGACTAAAGAATAAaaactgaataataaaataataataaaaataaataaaataataaaataaaataataaaaacggaataaaataataataagataataataaaaacagaataataaacTGGATAGTTCATCGAATTCTTTGCAGCATATTTTAGTGCAATCATTCCTCATGCTAAGCTCTATGAAATACATATGAATTCACCATTTAATCATTTGTATGGGTAAATTACAATGGGTCATATACTATCAAAGcactattttcttgttttttgggggggcacgcccattgacgctcagggattactcctgactatgagctcagaaatcactcctggcttggggacatatgggacactgggggatcaaactgcagtgcatcctaggctagtgcttgcaagagaggcaccttacctctagtgccactgctctggccccatcaaagcACAATTCTTGACTCAAGTTAGGTGCAGGAATTAGACAAATCATCAATTTCAGACATGTCTTCCCACAACAGGCAGGTCTCTCCAAGGCTGCATGTTGAGTACAGATCCTCATAAAAATTAGCTCTATCTCATTATAATAGTTTGCAAGGACATTCAGCCCACTTATTGATATAAAatctaaataagaaataaatatgcttCAATTCAACCCAGCTGTAattcatttataacatcatttttTGTCTGATGTTTGCTCTTGCTCCACActtggcagttttcagggtttattcctggttctttacttagggatcactccttgcagtgttcCATGACTCATACAAGGTTTTGGGGATTGAagttggtcagccatatgcaaggcaagcagcctattcattgtactattgGTCTAGCCTTTAGAACACACTTTTAGGGgtttatttttgggcaacactggctgtactcagggcttagttctggctctgcactcagtgacactcctgacagtgcttggaggacaaTGTGGGGTAGTGGGGATCAAAACTGTTGGTTCagtatgtaaggcacttgccttgcagccaCTTTGGCTGACCCTTGTTTCATCCATAGCacacatgatccctgagctctaccTAAGCAGGAGTCAGGAATAGACCTTGACACAACACAAGCTTGTACTGCTGTGTCACATCCTTCCAAACACATTTTAAGGCGTTACTAAAATATCTTTGGATGTTAACAATCTAGAGCTTTTGAAATTTAACTCCTAGTATATTCCTAAAAATCAATCAAAGAGGCCCTGCGATTAGGGTTGATAACAGTATTAGGTTTAGGGTTAATGTTAGTATTAGGTTGAAGGTCACAGTTTGGTTATGTTTTGGCTGGATGAGGGAGTGAAAATGAGACAGAGGATGAGGATGAGCATTAGGGTAATTAGTAGGGTCAGGTATTTATCAGATGCAGTTAAGGGTTACTGTTattgttgtgtattttttgtaatatttttttgcctgtcgtcccacctggatcttccaggtgagggcgattaaggaaagaataaaatagcttgttggggaggcctACGGGGCTTTTTTGCCAGAGCTGACGGCTgtttcggtttgctttttggagctggctacagactgacaaaagactctctttgctgagcctttggtcccctaatcttttgtctgtgttgattatttactccggatattattaccaaggtctcccccaaaaggggggacggaagaatgggatttaatttatctttctgggagctaTTTGTGGACTCAGAAACGATCAATAAGGAGTTCAAATTCCACCAACAGTTATGATTATGGTCAGGATTTAATAATTATGTTTAATTAGGATTTAATAATTAAGTTAGGATTAGTTCATGGTATGGGGTGAGAGTGcaagtggttagggtgcttgttAAATTAGAGTGATGGCTAGGGTTGGCCCTAGGTTAGGATTAAGGTTATTATTAGGGGTAAGGTTAGGGTTTAGCTTAGGGTGCTGACAGGGGTGTGAGTGTGGCAGTGCCCTCTGCTGGCACTGATGTGGTTATCAAGGCTTCACCTCTGATAGAACAGGTGTAAAATAAACCCACACCCCtacacactcactcacactctctctctctctctctctctctctctctctctctctctctctctctcttaatctctttctttctctcctctcctctcccctctcctcccctcccctgccctcccctctcctcccctcccctctcctctctcctctccctcctaccctctcctctcctctctcctctctccccctcccctctcctctccccctcccctctctcctctcctctcccctctcctcccctctcctctcctctcccctctcccctccccccctcccctctctcctctcccctctcctctcccctcctctcctctcctctctcctctcttctctcctctcctctcctctctcctcccctccctcctctcctctcccctcccctcctcccctctcccctccctcccccctccctctcctctcctcccctctcctctccccccccctctcccctcccctcccctctcctccctctcccctcccctcccctcccctttcccctcccctctcctccctcccctcccctctcctcccttcccctcccctccctccctccctcccctcccctcccctcccctctccccctcccctcccctctcctctcctccctcccctctcctcctttcccctcccctctcccctcccctctcctcccctcccctctcccttcccctctctcctccctcccctccctccctcccctcccctcccctctctcccctcccctcccctccctctcctcctcccctcccctctcctcccttccccccccctcccctcccctctcctcccttccctcccctctcccctcccctctcctcccctcccctcctcctcccctctcccctcccctcccctctcccctcccctctccccctcccctctcccctcccctcccctccccctccccctctcccctcccctctccctctcccctcccctcctctctctcccctccctcccctcccctccctctctccctctcttctctctctctcctcccccctcccctctcccctccctccccttcccctcccctcccctcttccctcctctccctcctctctctctcttctcctctctcctctcctctctcgtctctcctctctcctctcctctcctctcctctcctctcctctctcctctctctctcctctcctctcctctctcctctcctcccctctcccctcccctcccctccctctcctctcctcccctcccctc is a window encoding:
- the LOC126033773 gene encoding glutathione S-transferase theta-2B-like, which gives rise to MGLELYLDLLSQPSRAVYIFAKKNGIPFELRPVDLLKGQHLSKDFTQINSLQKLPTLKDGDFVLSESVAILIYLSSKYKTEDHWYPPELHIRARIHQYLGWHGDLVRGTFGVPLWVKVIGPISGHQVPEEKVERNKELMDKTLHKMEEYFLGNKPFLAGQEMTIADLMALEELMQPLALGYDLLAGHKKLAAWRNRVETFLGAELCQEAHGPILKIFQQVTNKTIPPPPPEFCSRVKLRIASIP